A single region of the Rhizophagus irregularis chromosome 27, complete sequence genome encodes:
- a CDS encoding uncharacterized protein (SECRETED:cutsite_TTA-ET; SECRETED:prob_0.5028); SECRETED:SignalP(1-31), whose amino-acid sequence MQIIRENSTKILFSLIFSIILCSYPLFTTTAETTIETTIGKMKTFSHVEEIDYGPTSLPLVYDSQVFDDGTMVIRIVRRDSPNNDCFINMLSLRIINLDGTVIEKDYKNLDIPKINYCSLIKSYPLKYYLIRKKQILVTYYNSTDPNDILNATLTEWGIVIDLDGNVLDRRYFGPAAPTSAISKIQLNINREKGFLRCNMRANTTNIVEWQQYRIEPEGNFTNLTSGNFNLSGPVNSTVVTMSTIDEGYAIVFVDRTQKTDDDSNIKNITIIPQNQLSILPIGYSQTSVSPFLLYQICTNLEFISLTCDIAYVGVGKVCFLVAKQDYSETAIYIKVNFLSSGAITSLLTLNSSDPVNTTSFWRVRSLTFGGYLFISFDVNFNSIDGVLYDGKVGTAYGFGSSTNSKGIFEILPHNNTLLVAQKEIDNSWQFDITDDLPKSAGDRDKGYSNLNVESTIPKIQSTVKPNLDEVSITFYDPVALSTGKLSIYQKDGDKTYLRQSFQPYFLSIENDNRTVTGRILNSTFSVSKGNYFIKVDNDFVRDRVFNEPMLGIRENIWNFTTEERIDHFSRSATGILRLTPGGTLYFDNLTSDHFFDNLLNEISYAVPINRSRLSSNGRTQVDNSVNEKQYLISIDIKETRIENDISVATVIKYLDFMVRYKDQTPIGEGQTTQYLDEKYGFVRSPNLWEKYKFGLLGIFLFVGLLIVLFLFAQIRDSRGNNIAILQLGIIILDLVMDILFVNSNARDIPILYLPSVLFLVIPVGINTILAFSIVTNENTNTKFNQWFKTNAKVAFLFTILAGADIKALNILHSKFAGFSCFRAPFSESLKVKILWGSCLSIFIADIPQVAIQIYYMQKVYFRDTIPFLTLIFSTLNLTINIVSRLYHLTNRVINQNASNYHDSNDSNNSDDFDDFDAVVLPNSKKKIKKK is encoded by the exons atgcAGATAATACGAGAAAATTCgacgaaaatattattttcgttaATTTTTTCGATTATATTATGCTCGTATCCATTATTTACAACAACAGCAGAAACAACAATAGAAACAACAATAGGAAAAATGAAAACATTTTCTCATGTGGAGGAAATTGATTATGGACCAACATCATTACCTCTTGTGTATGATTCACAAGTATTTGACGATGGTACAATGGTAATAAGAATAGTTAGAAGAGATTCACCAAATAATGATTGTTTCATTAATATGCTTTCATTAAGAATTATTAACCTTGACGGAACAGttattgaaaaagattataaaaatttagatattccaaaaattaattattgttctTTGATTAAATCATatcctttaaaatattatttaattcgtAAGAAACAAATTTTAGTTACTTATTATAATTCCACAGATCccaatgatattttaaatgctACACTTACAGAATGGGGAATTGTAATTGATTTAGATGGTAATGTATTAGACCGTAGATATTTTGGACCTGCTGCACCTACATCTGCAATAAGTAAAATacaacttaatattaatagagAAAAAGGATTTCTTAGATGTAATATGAGGGCAAATACAACAAATATTGTTGAATGGCAACAATATAGAATTGAACCTGAaggaaattttacaaatttaacatCTGGAAATTTTAACCTTAGTGGACCTGTTAATTCTACAGTTGTAACTATGTCAACAATTGACGAAGGTTACGCTATCGTATTCGTAGATAGAACACAAAAAACTGATGATGattctaatattaaaaatattacaatcaTACCACAAAATCAATTATCCATTTTACCTATTGGATATAGTCAAACCTCTGTTTCCCCTTTCTTACTTTATCAAATTTGtactaatttagaatttattagtttaacaTGTGATATCGCTTATGTTGGAGTTGGGAAAGTTTGTTTTTTAGTAGCTAAACAAGATTATAGTGAGACagctatttatattaaagttaatttcTTATCTTCAGGGGCTATTACATCTCTTCTAACTCTTAATAGTTCAGATCCTGTAAATACGACTTCTTTTTGGAGGGTACGTAGTTTAACATTCGGTGgttatttgtttatttcttttgacgttaattttaatagtatagaTGGAGTTTTATATGATGGAAAGGTTGGGACTGCTTACGGTTTTGGTTCGTCTACAAATTCAAAGggaatatttgaaatattgccACATAATAATACTCTCTTAGTTGCTCAAAAAGAAATAGATAATTCTTGGCAATTCGATATAACCGACGACTTGCCTAAATCTGCTGGTGACAGGGATAAAGgttattctaatttaaatgTTGAATCAACTATTCCTAAAATTCAATCTACTGTAAAACCTAATTTAGATGAAGTGTCTATTACATTTTATGATCCTGTTGCTCTTTCTACAGGTAAACTATCAATTTATCAGAAAGATGGGGATAAAACTTATTTACGTCAATCATTTCaaccatattttttatcaatagaaAATGATAATAGAACTGTTACCGGtagaatattaaatagtaCTTTTAGCGTATCaaaaggaaattattttattaaggtGGATAATGATTTTGTTAGAGATAGAGTATTTAATGAACCAATGTTAGGTATTAGAGAgaatatttggaattttactACTGAGGAAAGAATAGATCATTTTTCTCGTTCAGCTACTGGTATATTACGTTTAACTCCTGGGGGTACtctatattttgataatttaacttCAGATCAtttctttgataatttattaaatgaaatatctTATGCTGTTCCTATAAATCGATCACGTCTTAGTAGTAATGGAAGAACTCAAGTGGATAATAGTGTAAAtgaaaaacaatatttaatttctataGATATTAAAGAAACTAGAATTGAGAATGATATAAGTGTTGCGACTGTTATTAAATATCTTGATTTTATGGTTAGATATAAAGATCAAACTCCGATTGGTGAAGGTCAGACAACTCAATACTTGGACGAAAAATATGGTTTCGTCCGTTCAC CGAATTTATGGGAAAAATACAAGTTCGGATTATTAGGCATATTCTTATTTGTTGGACTCTTGATAGTTTTATTCTTGTTCGCTCAAATAAGAGATAGCAGA gGTAATAATATTGCTATTTTACAACTTGGTATAATTATTCTCGATTTGGTTATGGATATTCTTTTCGTTAATAGTAACGCTAGAGATATTCCTATACTTTATCTTCCAAG TGtcttatttttagtaataccTGTAGGAATAAACACAATATTAGCTTTTTCTATTGTaacaaatgaaaatacaaacacaaaatttaatcaatGGTTTAAGACTAATGCAAAAGttgcatttttatttaccATATTAGCTGGTGCTGATATCAAagcattaaatattttacattcaaAATTTGCAGGTTTTTCATGTTTTAGAGCTCCTTTCTCTGAATCACTTAAAGTAAAGATACTTTGGGGTTCTTGCCTCAGCATTTTTATTGCAGACATTCCTCAAGTAGCCATTCAG atttattatatgcaGAAAGTTTATTTTCGTGATACTATTCCTTTtcttacattaattttttcaactttaaatttaacaataaatatagtTAGTAGATTATATCATTTAACAAATCGTGTGATAAATCAAAATGCATCTAATTATCATGATTCTAATGATTCTAATAATTCGgatgattttgatgattttgatgCTGTAGTACTTccaaatagtaaaaaaaagattaaaaagaagtaa